A genomic region of Nostoc sp. UHCC 0702 contains the following coding sequences:
- a CDS encoding glycosyltransferase family 4 protein: MVLPLLINTCDPKAEGGAGDARAAYRLHQGLLRLGINSQMLVQNKKIDDQTVISYPNKLGQIISKLRPSLDALPLKFYGHSKQNPIYMRLQWLPNNITSQIATLNPDIINLHWICDGFVPIEALAKFNKPIVWTFHDLWAFTGGCCYNKECDRYTKSCGNCPILGSNQASDLSSWVWRRKAKAWQNLKLTIVTPSKWLAECAKSSSLFQNTPIKVIPYGLDLDRYKPIEQQTARKILNLPQNKQLILFGAISATSNQRKGFHLLQPALQKLSQAGWKDKIELIVFGASQPENPTEFGFQAHYLGKLNDDISLALVYCAADVFVAPSIQDNLPNTVLEAIACGTPCVTFNIGGMPDMIEHQKNGYLAQPYQIEDLAQGIAWVIENKERYKKLCDRAREKAEQEFNLELAARSYLSVYEEARTQYSSLMTDD, from the coding sequence ATGGTTTTGCCTCTGTTGATAAACACTTGTGATCCAAAAGCAGAAGGAGGAGCAGGAGATGCACGTGCAGCTTATAGACTACATCAGGGATTACTTAGGTTGGGAATTAATTCCCAGATGTTAGTTCAAAATAAGAAAATTGACGATCAAACTGTCATCAGTTACCCCAACAAATTAGGTCAAATAATATCGAAACTTCGTCCGAGTTTGGATGCTTTACCGCTAAAATTTTATGGGCATAGCAAACAAAATCCTATATACATGCGCTTACAGTGGCTCCCCAATAACATTACCTCGCAGATCGCTACTCTGAATCCAGACATTATTAATCTGCATTGGATATGTGACGGATTTGTGCCAATTGAAGCTCTGGCAAAATTTAATAAGCCTATTGTTTGGACATTCCATGATTTGTGGGCATTCACTGGGGGATGCTGCTATAACAAAGAGTGCGATCGCTATACAAAATCCTGTGGAAATTGTCCTATACTCGGTAGTAACCAAGCTTCTGATTTATCAAGTTGGGTTTGGAGACGCAAAGCTAAAGCATGGCAAAATCTCAAACTGACGATTGTCACCCCTAGTAAGTGGCTTGCTGAATGTGCTAAATCTAGTTCACTATTTCAAAATACTCCCATTAAAGTTATTCCCTACGGGTTAGATCTTGACAGATATAAACCAATTGAGCAGCAAACAGCAAGAAAGATACTTAACCTACCACAAAATAAGCAACTAATTTTATTCGGAGCAATTAGCGCAACTAGCAATCAGAGAAAAGGATTTCATTTGCTACAACCAGCCTTACAAAAGTTAAGCCAAGCTGGCTGGAAAGACAAGATAGAACTGATTGTTTTCGGTGCATCTCAACCTGAAAATCCAACTGAGTTTGGTTTTCAGGCTCACTATTTAGGTAAATTGAACGATGATATCTCACTGGCACTAGTCTATTGTGCGGCAGATGTTTTTGTAGCACCTTCTATTCAAGATAACTTGCCAAATACTGTGTTAGAGGCGATCGCTTGTGGTACACCATGCGTTACCTTCAACATTGGCGGTATGCCCGACATGATTGAACATCAAAAAAATGGCTATTTAGCTCAACCTTATCAAATTGAAGATTTGGCTCAAGGAATTGCCTGGGTAATAGAGAACAAGGAGCGGTATAAAAAGCTCTGCGATCGCGCTCGTGAGAAAGCCGAACAAGAATTTAATTTGGAACTAGCTGCACGTTCTTACTTGTCTGTCTATGAAGAAGCACGCACGCAATACAGTTCACTGATGACTGATGACTGA